From Denitrovibrio acetiphilus DSM 12809, the proteins below share one genomic window:
- a CDS encoding molybdopterin-dependent oxidoreductase, whose product MSEIIINNKPYSFDEGESILDVAERNGIHIPTLCYLKDVTPTGACRLCLVQVEGAERLQAACVTYAKDGMKIETDNEHVWKNRKDMLDFILIKHPLDCPICDKAGECELQDTAFGFGMMEEQVSSDKPAEPIEYWNKIVYNSNLCVLCEKCIKSCHEMTGCSALKMEDRGFYNHVTPSKGDTLKCDFCGTCIDRCPVGALLDSQFHHSARVWDLENKVTSSVFSPTGGAVEYGLKDGKIYRAKAVGSGQITAQDRFAFKYLDSAERALNPMASNNGSLSQISWEETEALLKDKLAGVKPEEIAFVAGSTITNEAFAAYKKFMDAVGSKKLTSEADISLGEFYDKYSAKFGTMENIGTLDDIKDSDVVFVIGCDLRREAVGVKHKIMNAVIHNDAKLYVAGVQKYEYDLFTTKTFMAEYGDFAGALEEMKKDAPAPSNQQNPNIIDVVNDPELYVPAVLKKAKKVSIVIGEEYIQSGTDADAVLAFCDFLGKDLLKSVFVINDQVNYMGAVVNGYVRNGYTAQKLTEELRSGAVKVVVNAGFNARPNCKVMSELESAFSKAGTYIAADIFKTGSAGTADIILPVKDSLETVGTFTTLDGRLVALEKIVEAKGSQKTHVQVASMLASLMGQNVTACAYDTFHGDIAGKNGFPDVDYSEVDGTIVKEKSNEWNSTPYSYSKPAAKTFVYYMFPRYYTNIITAKSYLAPTEESREYFFPVVKQILAGEDAEYAGAEQSPTVAKGVVAVTRDF is encoded by the coding sequence ATGTCAGAAATCATCATAAATAACAAACCCTACTCTTTCGACGAAGGCGAATCCATATTGGATGTAGCAGAAAGAAACGGAATCCATATACCAACCCTGTGCTATCTGAAGGATGTAACTCCGACAGGAGCTTGCAGACTTTGCCTTGTTCAGGTTGAAGGCGCTGAAAGGCTTCAGGCAGCCTGCGTAACCTATGCAAAAGACGGCATGAAGATAGAAACTGATAACGAGCATGTCTGGAAAAACAGAAAGGATATGCTTGATTTCATTCTTATAAAACACCCGCTGGACTGCCCTATATGTGACAAAGCCGGCGAATGTGAACTTCAGGATACAGCCTTTGGGTTCGGTATGATGGAGGAACAGGTTTCTTCTGACAAACCGGCTGAACCGATCGAATACTGGAATAAAATAGTATACAATTCAAACCTCTGCGTTCTCTGCGAAAAATGCATTAAGTCCTGCCACGAAATGACAGGCTGCTCTGCGCTGAAGATGGAGGACAGAGGCTTTTATAATCACGTAACACCTTCCAAAGGCGATACACTGAAATGCGACTTCTGCGGTACATGTATCGATAGATGCCCCGTGGGCGCCCTGCTAGACTCTCAGTTTCATCACTCTGCACGGGTGTGGGATCTCGAAAACAAAGTGACTTCTTCTGTTTTCTCCCCAACTGGCGGAGCTGTTGAGTACGGACTGAAAGACGGTAAAATATACAGAGCAAAAGCTGTAGGCAGCGGTCAGATCACAGCTCAGGACAGGTTTGCATTTAAATATCTGGACAGCGCAGAAAGAGCGCTGAACCCTATGGCTTCAAATAACGGAAGCCTGAGTCAGATAAGCTGGGAAGAAACAGAAGCCCTGCTTAAAGATAAACTTGCAGGCGTTAAACCTGAAGAGATAGCTTTTGTGGCTGGAAGCACAATTACAAATGAAGCTTTTGCCGCTTATAAAAAGTTCATGGACGCTGTTGGCTCTAAAAAACTGACAAGCGAAGCAGATATCTCTCTCGGCGAGTTTTACGACAAATATTCTGCCAAATTCGGAACGATGGAGAACATTGGTACACTTGATGACATAAAGGATTCCGATGTGGTATTTGTTATCGGCTGCGACCTCCGCAGGGAAGCCGTGGGCGTTAAGCACAAAATAATGAACGCTGTAATACACAATGACGCAAAACTCTATGTGGCTGGTGTTCAGAAGTACGAGTATGACCTGTTTACAACTAAAACTTTTATGGCTGAGTATGGCGATTTTGCAGGTGCACTTGAAGAGATGAAGAAAGATGCTCCGGCACCGTCTAATCAGCAGAATCCTAATATTATAGATGTTGTAAATGACCCCGAACTCTACGTGCCCGCTGTGCTGAAAAAGGCTAAGAAGGTCTCTATCGTTATCGGTGAGGAATACATACAGTCCGGTACAGACGCCGATGCTGTTCTCGCTTTCTGTGATTTTCTCGGCAAAGACCTGCTTAAATCAGTTTTTGTTATAAATGATCAGGTAAACTACATGGGCGCTGTTGTGAACGGATACGTACGCAACGGATACACCGCACAGAAGCTTACTGAAGAGCTCAGATCTGGTGCTGTGAAAGTTGTCGTTAACGCTGGATTCAACGCCAGGCCTAACTGTAAAGTAATGTCGGAACTTGAATCCGCTTTTTCAAAAGCAGGAACATATATAGCAGCAGATATCTTTAAAACAGGATCTGCCGGAACAGCAGACATTATCCTGCCTGTGAAGGACTCACTGGAAACTGTGGGGACTTTTACCACTCTTGACGGCAGGCTTGTTGCTCTTGAAAAGATCGTAGAGGCGAAAGGTTCTCAGAAAACTCACGTGCAGGTGGCATCAATGCTCGCCTCTCTTATGGGACAAAATGTAACCGCTTGCGCTTATGATACTTTTCATGGTGATATCGCTGGTAAAAACGGTTTCCCTGATGTTGATTATTCTGAGGTTGACGGCACTATCGTTAAAGAGAAATCAAACGAGTGGAACAGCACACCGTACAGCTATAGCAAACCTGCTGCAAAAACTTTTGTTTACTATATGTTCCCAAGGTATTATACAAATATCATCACCGCCAAATCCTACCTCGCCCCTACAGAAGAGAGTAGAGAATATTTCTTCCCTGTGGTTAAGCAGATTTTAGCGGGGGAAGATGCAGAGTATGCCGGCGCGGAACAGTCTCCTACCGTGGCAAAAGGTGTTGTTGCAGTGACACGCGATTTCTAA
- a CDS encoding dihydropyrimidine dehydrogenase subunit A, with the protein MAQVCYGYYKDTKLDNRGKMREEWSESPFKTPDEYRGKPLKALINWDGFLVYDEGVDMLAALANYMEEISSEGCCGRCFPGRVGTKLLAEQLMKIRSGETSEEEINKAVDMAESIFNSAKCTVAPTSTVPVRAFLREFRDQVTAQVAKGTTEYHKHITAPCTAGCPANVPIPEFIEEIKDHRHLDALATIRKTMPLPGVCGRVCPHPCEDNCRRGLVDEEPVSIMVLKRTPFDYEYYNNKTPELPPKMEDKGKKVGIIGAGPAGLTAAYYLSLMGYTCKIYEMCAEPGGMVALGIPDYREPRHILRHEVEIIQSLGVEIQYNTKFGGPKDDIDLAYMKKNYDAVLVTLGAWRSKAMGIEGEKEGYDGVYPGGIDFLYEQAIGQDVNVKGKKVVVVGGGNTAIDCVRVALREGATDVNLIYRRTRAEMPAEDYEITDAIDEGINFHFLCNPTRVIAENNKVVGCEAIRMELGEPDDSGRRRPQPVEGSEFIIDCDVIIPAIGQDPDLSFLREEDGIDVTKWSTFKVRDDLYDTTDPQVYSAGDCEWGPMTVVKAIGAARWASTMIDRYLREGAPYLTEEETLQRALETSRGAVFDKKEKVCEMETTSIHRVHQEKMSGEARRDNYQEVEKPFTMSQAYDEATRCLRCVRMAMVALGKN; encoded by the coding sequence ATGGCACAAGTTTGCTACGGGTACTATAAGGATACCAAGCTAGACAACAGAGGCAAAATGAGGGAGGAATGGAGCGAATCACCATTCAAAACTCCCGATGAGTACAGGGGCAAGCCGCTCAAAGCCCTTATCAACTGGGACGGCTTTTTAGTTTACGATGAAGGCGTAGATATGCTCGCAGCACTCGCTAACTATATGGAAGAGATAAGCAGTGAAGGATGCTGCGGAAGATGTTTCCCAGGGCGTGTAGGGACAAAGCTTCTCGCAGAACAGCTGATGAAGATCAGATCCGGAGAAACTTCCGAAGAAGAGATCAACAAAGCAGTTGATATGGCTGAATCTATCTTCAACTCTGCAAAATGTACGGTGGCTCCCACCTCAACTGTTCCTGTAAGAGCATTTTTAAGAGAATTCAGAGATCAGGTGACTGCTCAGGTTGCAAAAGGTACTACAGAGTATCATAAGCATATCACAGCCCCCTGCACAGCGGGATGTCCTGCGAATGTGCCTATCCCTGAATTTATCGAGGAAATTAAAGACCACAGACACCTTGATGCTCTGGCAACTATCAGAAAGACAATGCCGCTTCCCGGCGTGTGCGGACGCGTATGTCCTCACCCCTGCGAGGATAACTGCCGCAGAGGTCTTGTGGATGAAGAGCCTGTAAGCATAATGGTTCTGAAGAGAACTCCTTTTGACTACGAATATTACAATAATAAAACTCCTGAGCTTCCGCCAAAAATGGAAGATAAAGGGAAAAAGGTCGGCATCATAGGTGCGGGTCCAGCAGGACTCACCGCCGCCTACTACCTGAGCCTCATGGGGTATACCTGCAAAATATATGAAATGTGTGCGGAACCCGGCGGTATGGTTGCTCTCGGAATACCAGATTACAGAGAGCCGAGACATATTCTCCGGCACGAAGTTGAAATCATACAGTCCCTCGGTGTCGAAATTCAGTACAATACTAAATTCGGCGGTCCAAAGGATGATATCGACCTTGCATACATGAAAAAGAATTATGACGCTGTCCTTGTAACCCTCGGTGCATGGAGATCTAAAGCGATGGGGATCGAAGGTGAGAAAGAAGGATATGACGGCGTTTATCCAGGCGGTATAGACTTCCTTTATGAACAGGCAATAGGACAGGATGTTAATGTTAAAGGTAAGAAAGTAGTTGTGGTCGGGGGCGGTAATACTGCCATTGACTGCGTACGAGTTGCTCTCAGAGAAGGCGCAACAGACGTAAACCTCATATACAGAAGAACCAGAGCGGAAATGCCCGCTGAAGATTACGAGATAACAGACGCTATTGACGAAGGGATAAACTTCCACTTCCTCTGCAACCCAACAAGAGTTATTGCAGAGAATAACAAGGTAGTCGGGTGCGAAGCTATCAGAATGGAGCTTGGCGAGCCTGATGATTCCGGACGTAGAAGACCTCAGCCTGTCGAAGGCTCAGAGTTTATCATAGACTGCGATGTTATCATCCCTGCCATCGGTCAGGATCCTGATCTGAGCTTCCTCAGAGAAGAAGACGGCATAGATGTTACTAAGTGGAGCACATTCAAAGTGCGTGACGACCTTTACGATACCACAGACCCGCAGGTGTATTCTGCCGGTGACTGCGAGTGGGGTCCAATGACTGTTGTAAAAGCCATAGGTGCTGCCCGCTGGGCGTCCACTATGATAGACAGGTATCTCAGGGAAGGCGCTCCGTATCTTACAGAAGAGGAAACGCTTCAGAGAGCTCTGGAAACCAGCCGTGGTGCTGTTTTCGATAAGAAAGAGAAGGTCTGCGAAATGGAAACCACATCTATCCACAGAGTACATCAGGAGAAGATGAGCGGTGAAGCCAGAAGAGACAATTATCAAGAGGTTGAAAAACCTTTCACAATGAGTCAGGCGTATGATGAGGCAACAAGATGCCTCCGCTGTGTACGCATGGCTATGGTTGCACTGGGAAAAAACTAG